Proteins encoded in a region of the Marinococcus sp. PL1-022 genome:
- a CDS encoding SulP family inorganic anion transporter, whose product MNFSQLKTEWLGNIKGDVLAGIVVALALIPEAIAFSIIAGVDPQVGLYASFSMAVMIAIVGGRPGMISAATGAMALLMVTLVADHGLQYLLATTILTGIIQLLIGFSGLARWMKFIPRSVMVGFVNALAILIFLAQIEHFRGNGFWPFVLAGIALAIIYLFPKLTGAVPSTLVAIIVVSMVTVFGGINASTVGDMGTLPSSFPVFLLPDIPLTLETLMIILPYALSLSVVGLLESLLTATIVDDMTDSESNKNQEARGQGISNVVTGFFGGMASCAMIGQSVINVKSGGRGRLSAFVAGVFLLFLILVLQGLVVQIPMAALAGVMIMVSISTFDWGSLPMLAKAPKTDSIVMIVVVATVVYTHNLAIGVVAGVILSAVFFAAKISKVHVSKTIKDETTRVYHVDGPLFFASVTDFVKSFDYKENFDRVEIDLSRTHLWDDSAVEAIEKVRLKFKQEGTKVHFTSINEESSELMRKLEGMSSGH is encoded by the coding sequence TTGAATTTTTCACAACTGAAAACGGAGTGGCTCGGAAACATTAAAGGGGACGTGCTGGCAGGTATTGTCGTTGCGCTCGCTTTAATACCGGAGGCAATTGCCTTTTCAATCATTGCCGGCGTAGACCCACAGGTTGGGCTTTATGCTTCTTTCAGTATGGCGGTAATGATTGCAATTGTAGGAGGAAGACCCGGGATGATCTCAGCAGCGACGGGGGCTATGGCTCTTTTGATGGTAACGCTGGTTGCTGATCATGGCCTGCAGTATCTGCTTGCGACCACCATATTGACTGGAATCATTCAGCTTCTGATTGGTTTCAGCGGACTGGCCCGCTGGATGAAATTCATTCCAAGGTCGGTGATGGTTGGTTTTGTGAATGCTCTCGCTATTCTGATTTTCCTTGCCCAAATAGAGCATTTCCGGGGAAATGGCTTTTGGCCGTTTGTTCTGGCAGGTATTGCCCTTGCTATTATTTACCTGTTTCCTAAACTTACCGGCGCTGTGCCTTCAACGCTTGTAGCTATCATTGTCGTCAGCATGGTGACCGTGTTTGGAGGTATTAATGCCAGTACAGTAGGAGATATGGGCACGCTTCCAAGCTCCTTCCCTGTGTTTCTTCTTCCGGATATACCTCTGACGCTTGAAACGCTGATGATTATTCTGCCATACGCTCTGTCATTATCAGTCGTTGGTTTGTTGGAATCACTGCTGACTGCGACCATCGTAGATGATATGACAGATTCAGAAAGCAACAAGAACCAGGAAGCGCGCGGACAGGGGATTTCCAACGTCGTTACTGGCTTCTTCGGCGGTATGGCATCGTGTGCTATGATCGGGCAGTCGGTGATTAACGTAAAATCTGGCGGGAGAGGCCGGCTTTCTGCTTTTGTAGCAGGTGTATTCCTGCTGTTTCTGATCCTCGTGCTTCAGGGGCTTGTCGTTCAGATACCAATGGCAGCACTTGCAGGCGTTATGATTATGGTATCGATCAGCACATTCGACTGGGGCTCGCTTCCAATGCTTGCGAAAGCACCTAAGACCGACTCTATTGTTATGATCGTTGTGGTTGCTACAGTCGTGTATACGCATAATCTTGCGATCGGCGTGGTTGCCGGCGTTATTTTGAGTGCTGTGTTCTTTGCAGCCAAAATATCAAAGGTTCATGTGAGTAAAACCATTAAGGACGAAACGACCCGTGTGTACCATGTGGACGGCCCGTTGTTTTTCGCTTCAGTGACGGACTTTGTGAAGAGCTTTGATTACAAAGAGAATTTCGATAGAGTGGAAATTGATTTATCACGAACCCACCTTTGGGATGACTCTGCAGTCGAAGCGATTGAAAAGGTCAGACTGAAGTTTAAACAGGAAGGCACGAAAGTACACTTTACGAGCATTAACGAAGAAAGCTCAGAATTAATGCGCAAGCTGGAAGGAATGTCTTCCGGTCACTAA
- a CDS encoding HAD family hydrolase — protein sequence MNVVAIDMDGTLLHSKKYISEQNAKALNRMRAEGHKLVIATGRGIEDVEHLLEDAGVKADGIVSMNGAIVNQGRSVVYENVMEKETALRVVQSLEDFGVYFHVYTNKGMFYMPKGWQYFMEDAHELVKEDDDYEDRMAEFKRKEEYNTGRFHMHQLRSLEDIEGKDVHVYKFLMLSPLEDKLAAVRSAWKIRQDVSITSSGRENLEFMHPNTEKGAGLHHLRIQAGWEDAVTFAIGDNFNDVSMFHYADTAIAMENSEQDVKLLADEETSHNDDHGVAQAVYDYVLSSTKRKAEPR from the coding sequence ATGAACGTAGTAGCAATTGATATGGATGGAACTCTTCTCCATTCAAAAAAATATATATCTGAGCAGAATGCCAAGGCGTTAAACCGGATGCGGGCTGAAGGACACAAGCTCGTGATTGCCACCGGCAGAGGAATTGAGGATGTGGAGCATCTGCTTGAAGACGCCGGCGTTAAAGCTGATGGCATCGTTTCGATGAACGGGGCCATCGTAAACCAGGGCCGCTCCGTCGTATACGAAAACGTCATGGAAAAGGAAACAGCACTCCGCGTCGTGCAGTCGCTTGAAGACTTTGGCGTCTATTTTCATGTTTACACGAACAAAGGCATGTTTTATATGCCGAAGGGCTGGCAGTATTTTATGGAGGATGCTCATGAGCTCGTAAAAGAAGACGACGACTATGAAGACCGCATGGCAGAGTTTAAACGAAAAGAAGAATACAATACCGGGCGCTTCCACATGCATCAGCTCCGCTCACTCGAAGACATTGAGGGCAAAGATGTACACGTTTATAAATTCTTGATGCTCTCCCCGCTCGAGGATAAGCTTGCTGCCGTCCGAAGCGCGTGGAAAATCCGCCAGGACGTCTCCATTACGTCTTCAGGCCGGGAAAACCTCGAATTTATGCACCCAAATACCGAAAAAGGGGCCGGCCTCCATCACCTGCGTATACAGGCAGGCTGGGAGGACGCTGTCACGTTTGCGATCGGTGACAACTTTAACGACGTATCCATGTTCCACTACGCCGATACTGCGATCGCCATGGAAAATTCCGAACAGGACGTAAAGCTCCTTGCAGATGAAGAAACCAGTCATAATGATGATCACGGAGTTGCTCAGGCTGTATATGATTACGTGCTTTCTTCCACGAAACGAAAAGCAGAGCCGCGCTAA
- a CDS encoding RNA polymerase sigma factor, whose amino-acid sequence MSKLSDNDLYERIRERDREALELLYDRYERLLYSFAYRMTKDQQIAEEIMQDVFMKIWQGKGSAVYQKDKGSLSSWLLTITRNASIDAIRRRKPEVEWDPRDSKEETKGVEEQVELKESNEELEQAIALLSEEQQKIVRLFYFQGLSQRKIAESCDIPLGTVKGRIRLALKKLKEHLSRERRVDYGE is encoded by the coding sequence ATGTCAAAGTTATCGGATAACGATTTGTATGAGCGCATACGAGAGCGTGATAGAGAAGCGCTCGAACTTCTGTATGATCGTTACGAACGGCTGCTTTATTCATTCGCTTACCGGATGACTAAGGATCAGCAGATAGCCGAAGAGATCATGCAGGATGTTTTTATGAAAATTTGGCAGGGGAAGGGAAGTGCTGTCTACCAGAAAGATAAAGGGTCGCTTTCCTCCTGGCTGCTTACGATTACACGCAACGCCTCGATTGATGCCATCCGGAGAAGGAAGCCGGAAGTAGAATGGGATCCGAGGGATTCAAAAGAGGAAACGAAAGGGGTGGAAGAGCAGGTGGAGCTGAAAGAAAGCAACGAAGAGCTTGAACAGGCGATCGCGCTTCTTTCAGAGGAACAACAAAAAATCGTCCGCCTGTTTTATTTTCAGGGGCTGTCCCAGCGTAAGATCGCAGAATCCTGCGATATACCGCTCGGTACTGTAAAGGGCCGGATCAGGCTTGCCCTAAAGAAATTAAAAGAACACCTCTCCAGGGAACGGAGGGTTGATTATGGCGAGTAA
- a CDS encoding universal stress protein: MYQKVLLAADGSDHARRASGHAVKLLKNVPDGKLDVIYIIDKDQSKSDVLHYGNKEIIQMKRREQLEDLENDLKEADISYEVHIEHGEPGPTIVSFANSGAYDCLVIGSRGLNQLQTMVLGSVSHKVVKRVQCPVLVVK; the protein is encoded by the coding sequence GTGTACCAAAAAGTATTACTCGCAGCAGATGGATCCGACCATGCCCGCCGTGCTTCAGGGCATGCGGTAAAGCTATTAAAAAATGTGCCGGACGGAAAATTGGATGTTATTTATATTATTGATAAGGATCAATCCAAATCGGACGTGCTGCATTACGGAAACAAGGAAATTATTCAGATGAAGCGCCGGGAGCAGCTTGAAGATCTCGAAAACGACCTGAAGGAAGCGGATATTTCGTATGAGGTTCATATCGAGCACGGGGAACCGGGGCCGACCATTGTCTCGTTCGCAAATAGCGGAGCGTATGACTGTCTTGTGATTGGGAGCCGGGGGCTTAACCAGCTTCAGACGATGGTGCTCGGCAGCGTCAGCCACAAAGTGGTGAAGCGTGTGCAATGTCCGGTGCTTGTCGTAAAATAA
- a CDS encoding NCS2 family permease, with the protein MLKKLFQLEDHQTTVKKEWTAGLTSFFTIAYILIVNPAILSDTGMPYEFALLATALVTAFGCLLIGLWGNAPIILTPGMGVNAFFAYTLVIGMGWTWQQGLAIVLLSGVLFLITALTPLAGKLAKAVPLSLKQGITVGIGVFLTFIGLQKGGLVQGDAETFVALGNLAEPSAMLTLFGLIIMLMLVVRKVKGAFLIGIAVISLVAGLFGLSSSDAGEAAAATGSYASVFTAADFSAWSSIPFWTAVFSLTMIIVFESMGLLHGLLERKEKFGRSYQAAAVTAFGSGFLGTSPTIPAAESAAGVAEGGKTGLTAVVTGLLFLVALLFTPLLGFIPESAIAPVLIIVGGMMVQEIRHISFDDASEWFPAYLVIGIIPLTYSIADGIAFGFIAYPLLKMALGSPRAVSPVMYAISFLFFLHYVFTYMV; encoded by the coding sequence ATGCTAAAAAAATTATTTCAGCTGGAGGACCATCAGACAACGGTAAAAAAAGAATGGACGGCGGGCTTAACCTCCTTTTTTACCATTGCTTATATATTAATCGTCAATCCGGCTATTTTATCTGATACAGGAATGCCGTACGAATTCGCCCTACTGGCTACGGCGCTCGTGACAGCTTTTGGATGTCTGCTTATCGGGCTGTGGGGCAATGCCCCCATCATTTTGACACCGGGCATGGGAGTGAATGCTTTTTTCGCGTATACGCTCGTGATTGGAATGGGCTGGACGTGGCAGCAGGGGCTTGCCATTGTCCTTCTTTCAGGGGTTTTGTTTTTAATAACGGCGTTGACGCCGCTTGCAGGAAAGCTGGCAAAAGCGGTGCCGCTGTCGCTCAAGCAGGGCATCACAGTCGGTATCGGCGTGTTTTTAACCTTTATCGGCCTGCAAAAGGGCGGGCTCGTGCAGGGGGACGCGGAAACATTTGTCGCACTTGGCAATCTGGCAGAGCCATCTGCGATGCTGACGCTTTTTGGTCTCATAATCATGCTGATGCTTGTCGTCCGCAAAGTGAAGGGTGCTTTTCTCATCGGCATTGCTGTTATATCACTTGTCGCGGGGCTGTTTGGGCTCAGCAGCAGCGACGCTGGAGAAGCGGCGGCAGCTACCGGGAGCTACGCCTCGGTATTTACTGCAGCTGACTTTTCCGCATGGTCGTCTATTCCGTTTTGGACGGCGGTTTTTTCTTTGACTATGATTATCGTTTTTGAAAGCATGGGGCTTTTACACGGCCTGCTGGAGCGGAAAGAAAAGTTTGGCCGTTCCTATCAGGCGGCAGCGGTTACGGCTTTTGGCAGCGGCTTTCTCGGTACGTCGCCGACAATTCCAGCCGCAGAAAGCGCTGCGGGAGTGGCAGAAGGAGGGAAAACAGGACTGACGGCGGTCGTCACCGGCCTGCTGTTTTTAGTGGCTCTCCTCTTCACACCGCTCCTGGGATTTATTCCTGAAAGCGCGATTGCTCCTGTTCTGATTATTGTCGGGGGGATGATGGTGCAGGAAATCCGCCATATTTCCTTTGATGATGCCTCCGAATGGTTCCCGGCCTATTTGGTCATCGGGATCATCCCGCTTACGTACTCCATTGCGGATGGCATTGCCTTTGGCTTCATAGCGTATCCGCTGCTGAAAATGGCACTTGGAAGCCCGCGGGCCGTTTCGCCGGTCATGTACGCTATTTCATTTCTCTTTTTCCTGCATTATGTATTTACCTACATGGTGTAG
- a CDS encoding ABC transporter substrate-binding protein: MNWKIIAAAGTALVAAGCSGGSEESETSWEEKDWEEIEEEAAGTTVELHMWGGDQGTNEYIDEWVAPRLEEQYDITLNRNPIETEDALQNLYSEKEAGTEEGTMDIIWLNGENFRNAKDNELLYGSFANALPNVEDHIDMEADTNAYDFGTPVEGMEVPWGSVQFTFMYDTEKVDTPPDSIEELAAWVEDNPGEFTYPEATDFTGNAFLRHFIYNNVEAEEVIEQGYDEEWIDEQTGSMWETLREMEPDLWRDGETYPSSLSQLDRLYRDGEVSMTMGYNEARAESLIQDGTFPETTDTFVFDNNSIGNTHYLSIPFNSTNVPGAMTAINYLVSPEAQLQKQAPSMWGDSTVLDLDTLSEDMRQEFIEQDRGDSVLDTEVLNDAYQPEMDAGYVEWTEDRWENEIVQR; the protein is encoded by the coding sequence ATGAACTGGAAAATAATCGCAGCCGCAGGGACGGCGCTTGTCGCCGCTGGGTGCTCCGGAGGCTCAGAAGAAAGTGAAACATCATGGGAGGAAAAGGATTGGGAGGAAATTGAGGAAGAGGCCGCTGGAACTACCGTGGAATTACATATGTGGGGCGGCGACCAGGGAACCAATGAATACATAGATGAGTGGGTGGCCCCGCGTCTGGAGGAGCAGTACGACATTACGCTGAATCGAAATCCGATTGAAACCGAAGATGCGCTGCAAAACCTTTATTCTGAAAAAGAAGCGGGGACCGAAGAAGGCACGATGGATATCATTTGGCTGAACGGCGAAAATTTCCGTAACGCAAAGGACAACGAGCTTTTATACGGCTCCTTTGCAAACGCTCTTCCGAACGTGGAGGATCATATTGATATGGAGGCTGATACAAACGCATACGATTTCGGCACGCCGGTGGAAGGAATGGAGGTACCCTGGGGTTCGGTGCAGTTTACCTTTATGTATGATACTGAAAAGGTTGATACTCCTCCAGACAGTATTGAAGAGCTGGCCGCCTGGGTGGAGGACAACCCGGGAGAGTTCACGTATCCGGAAGCGACCGACTTTACCGGGAATGCGTTTTTGCGCCATTTTATTTACAATAACGTCGAAGCCGAAGAAGTCATTGAACAGGGCTATGATGAAGAATGGATCGATGAACAAACAGGCAGTATGTGGGAGACTCTGCGGGAGATGGAGCCGGATTTATGGCGAGACGGCGAAACGTATCCGTCGTCGCTCAGCCAGCTGGACCGGCTGTACCGGGACGGCGAAGTGTCTATGACTATGGGCTATAACGAAGCAAGAGCGGAAAGCCTGATCCAGGACGGCACGTTTCCGGAAACAACGGATACCTTTGTGTTTGACAACAATTCGATCGGAAACACTCACTACCTGTCGATTCCATTTAACAGCACAAATGTGCCGGGAGCGATGACTGCGATCAATTACCTGGTGTCCCCGGAAGCCCAGCTGCAGAAACAGGCACCGTCGATGTGGGGGGACAGTACCGTGCTTGACCTTGATACGCTCTCAGAGGACATGCGCCAGGAATTTATTGAGCAGGACCGCGGCGATTCCGTGCTGGATACTGAAGTACTGAATGATGCTTATCAGCCGGAAATGGATGCGGGTTATGTAGAGTGGACCGAAGACCGGTGGGAAAATGAAATTGTTCAAAGGTAA
- a CDS encoding HAD family hydrolase yields the protein MYGTFVFDVDGTLINTEDAIIKSLRRAVEETTGEIIENENLRPLLGIPEKDVLNRLGLQDDERRTVQEKWAAYLEENRFLIDMFPGIQELLEGLNIQGYQVGIVTSKTREAFEHEMKPFGLQQFASYIISADDTAHHKPSPEPLRAFMETSGAEASNTIYIGDTQHDSESAEKAGTAFGLAGWGAVHPENTSPTLRFERPEEILEYVTNAPSS from the coding sequence ATGTACGGTACTTTTGTTTTTGATGTAGACGGAACACTTATTAATACAGAGGACGCCATTATTAAATCACTGAGGCGTGCTGTAGAGGAAACCACGGGGGAAATTATTGAAAACGAAAATCTGCGGCCGCTTCTCGGCATTCCAGAGAAGGACGTTTTAAACCGGCTAGGCCTGCAGGACGATGAGCGACGCACGGTGCAGGAAAAATGGGCTGCGTACCTTGAGGAAAACCGGTTTTTGATTGATATGTTCCCCGGCATTCAGGAGCTTCTCGAAGGGCTGAACATTCAGGGCTATCAGGTTGGCATTGTCACCTCTAAAACACGCGAGGCCTTTGAGCATGAAATGAAACCATTCGGTCTGCAGCAGTTTGCTTCTTACATTATCAGTGCCGACGACACCGCCCATCATAAGCCTTCCCCAGAGCCGCTTCGGGCCTTCATGGAAACAAGCGGAGCAGAGGCCTCCAATACTATCTATATTGGCGACACGCAGCACGACAGTGAAAGTGCCGAAAAAGCAGGCACGGCTTTCGGTCTAGCCGGCTGGGGCGCGGTTCACCCGGAAAACACTTCGCCGACACTTCGTTTTGAACGCCCCGAAGAAATTTTGGAATACGTCACAAATGCCCCTTCATCCTAA
- a CDS encoding ABC transporter permease, producing the protein MKRKAAAAAFALCFAVPLLALVVQSFAAEWPFGEIWPLAWTLDGWRVPFSDPLLAEAWGRTILIALCVAALNLVIGMPAAKALVVREFRGKELIDAMLLIPVLLPITALAVGLHIFALQSGTANTWYGVAFFHLLPTLPYTIRIIRAGYERIGRSQYEQSRSLGGGAAARFLLIEFPQMTASVRAAVFFAVVISVSQFALTVIIGGGTVTTMAVLYYPYTNSAAPSAVSAFSLMAVALPAAVALAADGVLRVSTKILKSW; encoded by the coding sequence ATGAAAAGAAAAGCAGCGGCAGCCGCTTTTGCACTTTGCTTTGCAGTTCCTTTGCTTGCACTCGTTGTACAGAGTTTTGCGGCGGAATGGCCGTTTGGGGAAATTTGGCCGCTGGCATGGACACTCGACGGCTGGAGAGTGCCGTTTAGCGACCCGCTGCTTGCAGAGGCCTGGGGACGGACGATTCTTATTGCCCTTTGTGTGGCGGCTCTGAATCTGGTGATTGGCATGCCGGCGGCCAAAGCGCTTGTCGTCCGGGAATTCAGGGGAAAGGAACTGATAGATGCCATGCTTTTAATTCCTGTGCTTCTTCCCATCACAGCCCTTGCTGTCGGACTGCACATTTTTGCTTTGCAAAGCGGTACAGCAAATACATGGTACGGGGTCGCTTTTTTTCATCTGCTCCCGACACTTCCGTACACAATTCGTATCATTCGTGCCGGCTATGAGCGGATAGGAAGAAGCCAGTATGAACAATCGAGAAGCCTTGGCGGCGGGGCAGCTGCCAGATTTTTGCTGATTGAGTTTCCTCAGATGACTGCTTCTGTGCGTGCAGCTGTCTTTTTTGCAGTCGTTATTTCTGTCAGCCAGTTTGCCCTGACTGTTATTATAGGAGGAGGAACGGTTACGACCATGGCGGTATTGTATTATCCATACACAAACAGTGCGGCACCGTCAGCTGTCAGCGCCTTTTCGTTAATGGCAGTCGCGCTTCCGGCGGCAGTCGCGCTTGCTGCTGACGGAGTGCTCAGAGTCAGTACGAAAATTTTAAAATCGTGGTAG
- a CDS encoding anti-sigma factor domain-containing protein yields the protein MASNKQDWLFDYINGLLNSEEEREFEAWLETDEETRQELEEMQAIMGELPQHIEPQDPPAGMKNRVMEHVVGREPKEEITTAKPKRKWSALAGALAAVLLASIGTNVYLGTQWQQAAEEREELAGDLGEMQTALSELEDSSQQTGEVIASQEFAATENSQGSGTVTLLNTEQQGEMAVHVEGLEDLENSEVYQVWMVGGDQTVPAGSFTTNENGSGSVVVPSDAVNEEWDAVAITREPQPNNETPQGEMVLEAPLS from the coding sequence ATGGCGAGTAATAAACAAGACTGGTTGTTTGATTATATAAATGGTCTTTTGAATTCAGAAGAAGAACGGGAGTTTGAAGCCTGGCTTGAAACCGATGAGGAAACGAGGCAGGAGCTTGAGGAAATGCAGGCGATTATGGGAGAACTGCCCCAGCATATCGAACCGCAGGACCCGCCGGCCGGTATGAAAAACCGGGTTATGGAGCATGTCGTCGGAAGAGAGCCAAAAGAGGAAATCACGACGGCAAAACCAAAAAGAAAATGGAGCGCTTTGGCAGGCGCACTGGCCGCTGTACTGCTTGCTTCCATAGGCACGAACGTTTACCTTGGCACACAGTGGCAGCAGGCAGCTGAAGAACGCGAAGAACTCGCCGGAGACCTTGGAGAAATGCAAACGGCTCTTTCAGAGCTTGAAGATTCTTCACAGCAAACGGGTGAAGTGATTGCTTCCCAGGAATTTGCCGCAACAGAAAATTCGCAGGGAAGCGGGACGGTCACGCTGCTTAATACTGAACAGCAGGGCGAAATGGCTGTCCACGTAGAAGGGCTTGAAGATTTGGAGAATAGCGAAGTTTATCAGGTTTGGATGGTCGGGGGCGATCAGACGGTCCCTGCCGGATCCTTTACTACAAATGAAAATGGCAGCGGCTCCGTAGTTGTACCTTCAGATGCCGTCAATGAAGAGTGGGACGCTGTAGCGATCACAAGAGAACCTCAGCCAAACAATGAAACTCCGCAGGGAGAAATGGTCCTCGAAGCTCCACTGTCCTAA
- a CDS encoding ABC transporter permease subunit has protein sequence MKLFKGKSMIAMLLPALLVTAGLSFYAVAVLWMRLGAEESPLAVLNDVALLPSFWESISFSLGVTTVSTLLSLGIGVAASKLLFGKKRSAGAGALFWIPMAVPHFVGAYLVIWFFSQSGWAASLTQQLGWIDNRTEFPILTNDTGGIGIILSYIWKEVPFVVLMTAPVYLEMNNSVKHAVATLGGGPFRKFKDGEWPYLKAVTLETGVILFAFVFGAFEVPGLVGATRPEMIGVTIFEWYSGGNWEERPYAYAVSAWIGVVFIALSALLMWYTRRLRIRIWRGE, from the coding sequence ATGAAATTGTTCAAAGGTAAAAGCATGATAGCTATGCTTTTACCGGCACTTCTTGTTACGGCAGGGCTTTCTTTCTACGCGGTCGCGGTACTGTGGATGCGGCTGGGCGCAGAAGAGAGTCCGTTAGCTGTCCTTAATGACGTAGCTTTGCTGCCTTCTTTTTGGGAAAGCATCAGCTTCAGTCTTGGAGTGACGACCGTCTCCACCCTTCTGTCTCTAGGGATCGGGGTGGCGGCCTCTAAGCTGCTTTTTGGGAAAAAGCGAAGCGCCGGTGCCGGGGCGCTGTTCTGGATTCCGATGGCTGTGCCCCATTTTGTGGGAGCGTATCTGGTCATCTGGTTTTTTTCACAAAGCGGGTGGGCGGCGTCTCTCACGCAGCAGCTGGGCTGGATCGATAATAGAACAGAGTTCCCCATCCTGACAAATGATACTGGCGGCATCGGCATTATTTTATCCTACATATGGAAAGAGGTGCCCTTCGTAGTACTGATGACAGCGCCGGTCTATCTGGAGATGAATAATTCGGTAAAGCATGCTGTGGCAACGCTTGGCGGCGGGCCATTCCGCAAGTTTAAGGACGGGGAATGGCCTTATTTAAAAGCAGTCACCCTGGAAACGGGAGTAATTCTGTTTGCGTTTGTATTCGGTGCCTTTGAAGTGCCGGGACTGGTGGGAGCGACCCGCCCGGAAATGATTGGTGTTACCATTTTTGAATGGTACAGCGGCGGTAACTGGGAGGAACGTCCTTATGCCTACGCAGTATCGGCCTGGATTGGCGTGGTATTCATTGCTCTTAGCGCTCTTCTAATGTGGTATACCCGTCGGCTTCGTATCCGGATATGGAGGGGGGAGTAG